The DNA region TCTCAAATCTggtatttttctggtacttttgtacccgaccctctccgatttcaatgaaactttgtagacatgttatcctaggcctttataagccatttttgtgtatatggagccaataatactcgaaaatgacatttgagaagggcgaaagttatttagatatttttgtattctgtaatttaaaaatgactgtatctcgaagccgttgcatcgtaccaaaaagtggtcaaagacaaacttgtaggaaattggacgggctttctgaaaaaatacactgaaagaaaaatacacgccacttctatgagatttttcaatttttatgtttaaaagttaaatttcaaggtgaagtcacgattttttttcgttcaacttttttgtgaaaatagcctaagatgttacaaaaagactcacaaaaaatgcagaatggtatgtccctcctaaaaaaaattacaaaaatcaattactaaaactgttttttggaaaagtggtctgaacgtcaaaattttaaaaagccgATActaggaatcgattctccagacaattttacataaaagtctccatattgaccattgtcctaagtccaatccttgcgaagttacagcggctttaaacttaataatgttgaaaaaactgcttttttgcaattccgtcgtgaaactatttacttttcctgtcattcttgaacgacgaaatagcctacttttctgtaccaaaaataacagaatcgaatagcaaaacatttcaaaataaatgctgaaaagttctacttttcagcactcaaatgggtgctgaacttttcagcacttttcaacatttttttgatttaaacgattttttgacaaaatacatgaaaatttgacataaaatttcactcagtgtgtgttttttggaattgcaaaaaatgttgtatggaactcgttgcaaaacttgattttttcagcactcttcgtatttatccaactcggtgaacctcgttggataaatgtacgactcgtgctgaaaaaatcctctttttgctacttgttgcataaactactattttgatggtttttggctttttctatatgacagacttgatttttcagtttcgaaaatatttttaccttaaagctcgtccaatttcccgtaagtttgcctttgacagtttttcaatttgacttgtcttattatttacgtaagcttatttagtatccaggtttctaccacactgaaaaaaatattctatttacagttatgagcaatgtaattaaacttatatctgtaagcccatacatttaattgaaatgctgtccacttatgggaaattggacgagctttccggtaaaatatttacgagactgaaaaaccaagtctgtcatatagaaattgccaaaaaccactaaaaaacctatttttcaacatttttatttttaaaaccactgtatcttcccaaggattggacttaggacaatggtcaatatagagacttttaggtaaaattgtctggagattcgattcccactatcggttccgaaaaattttgacgtttagaccacttttcaaaaaaacagttgcagtaaatgatttttttaaattgttttaggagagacataccatcctgcatttttcgtgagtctttttgtaacattttaggctatttcctcaaaaattttgagcgaaaaaaaaaaatcgtgacatcaccatcaaatttaacttttaaacttaaaaactgaaaaatctcatagaagtggcgtgtatttttgtttcagtgtatttttttcagaaagcctgtccaatttcctataagtttgcctttgaccactttttgatacgatgcaacggcttcgagatacagtaatttttaaattgcaaaatacaaaaatatttaaatacctaacgcccttctcaaatgttattttcaagtactattggctccatatacacaacaatggcttatataggcctaggataacatgtctacaaagtttcattgaaatcggagagggtcggatacaaaagtaccagaaaaaatccttatttgagctggaattgctcaatatttaTTCTCCCCCTCTAcaacgcaaaattaagtggaaaatggattttccgaggGATGGTGAAGCTTTgctgtcttcagaaaagttgttgcaaatggaaaaggggaacttttggtttggttagggtggttcacgataagGGGGATTTTtgagaacttttcagaaatatttttgagattttttttgtcttctagaatgttgtttccaaaattttatttttttacaagtcaatttggacttaaaggACAAAAGTTAGGGCCATTAAAAGGTAAAAAgaggtaaatttaaaatttatatatcTCGAAAAGCGTAGGCCAAACTTTAAATGccaggttgcattcgaaagggatctagcactacaaacgctgaaaaaatctcaggagtGTTTTTCTTTTGATTCGAGATATCTGCATTTGAAAGTGTCTACTTTTCaagggaccaccctaacgaaattcaaaaaaattgtccagCTATATATTTAATCATGCAATTTTgctcgctgaatctgaatctgccctcggAATTGATCcaacttgtcaaaatattttttttgtggtcatatttttggtttctatgTGAAACTATCAACCTTGACGCAGGAGAGAGAGCAGAATTCTGTGTTCAAGTTCAAGTCAGATTTgggtaaattttttgataaatattattttttttatccgtTCCCCATCcctcctaaaacatatttttgttcgtaaagttcagaaaattgtaCAACCagctttcaagaaaaaatggtaATGTTCCAAACTTGTTTATTTGATCAGGGTGACTGTAATCGAAATGGAGCCATTCGTCACCTTTTAGAGATAATTAGTTTAATAGGGctatttttaataacaaaaacttttatttcaatgttttcTGTTTCAGTACCTGGAGATACGTTTCGATAAACGGTTACGAATGTTCGGTTCAGTGATGTTTACCATAATGAATGTAAGTTTTATTTGTCATAAGAGGCCAAATTTAATCCATTtaataatattatattttcCCCCAACAGATTGGTTACTTACCAATAGTTATCTACGTTCCAGCACTTGCTTTTAAtcaaggtattttttttctacttttttgtGATTGAAATAGTTTATCTTAAGGTGCCATTCTACTGCCAAAAACATAAATAAGACAAGACACATAAAATATTCCAAGGTTTGAATCTTGTCtaatttgaattcaaattaaGTTTTCCTGCAATTGAATACCTCCTTAATTGAACGTTACACAAATTATTAATCTTTTACTGTATTTCGTCTACACTTTTCTCTTTTACCtaaacaccaccaccaccaccaccccccAGTGACCGGCGTCAACATCCACGTGATCACTCCTATTGTTTGTGTCGTGTGCGTGTTTTACACCTGTGTGGTAAGAAATGGCGTCCTGGTTTGCGTCCTAGCTAAGCTGGAAATATTTCATTTGTAGGACAGACGCCCTCATGTTCTTGCATGTACTTCATAGTAGATGAACTTGCATGATTCGACCGATTTCATTGGTATGTTGGATTGGTTCGTTGAAATTTTGGGATTAATGTATTTTAACCTTCTTTAGGGTGGCCTCAAAGCGGTCGTTTGGACCGATGTCGTGCAGACTTTTTCGATGTTCGGCGCGCTCGTGCTGGTGGCCGTCAAGGGAACCATCGACCTGGGAGGATCGGATGTTGTGTTCAGGAGTGCCTGGGAAACTGGTCGGTTGGAGAGGCCCAAGTATGGTCATGGTTTTGGGGGTTTCCAACGCAAGTCTTGGGTAATAACgttctgtttttttgtttgtagctTTGACATCAACCCGACCACGCGGCACACCCTGTGGTCACAGTTGATCGGTGGGTTCGTGTACTGGCTACAGACGAACGCCGTCAGTCAGAACATGATCCAGCGGTACCTGTCGCTGCCGTCGGTGAAGGCTGGTCGGCGGGCTCTGTGGATCTTTGTCTTTGGAGTTTGTCTGCTGATGGCGTTGTGCAGCTACTGCGGCCTGTTGATCTACGCGACCTACCAAAACTGCGACCCGTTGACGACCAAGGTGCGTGTGTATTTGCTAAACGtcagtttgaaatatttcacgccATGCAACATTTCAGCTCGCCAAAGCCAAGGACCAACTGCTCCCACTGTTTGTGATGGACATCCTCGGGGAACTTCCTGGCCTTCCTGGGCTTTTCGTAGCTGGAGTGTTCAGCGCGGCGCTGAGTTCGCTGTCGACCTGTCTGAACTCAATGTCTGCCGTCATTTTGGAAGATTTTGTCAAGCCTTACGTGAAGAAGCCGCTTTCGCCGCTGGCCATCAACTGGATCATGCGCTCCGTCGTCGTTGGCGTCGGTGCCCTTTGCGCCGCGCTGGTCTTTGTGGTCGAGAAGATGGGCACGGTTCTCCAGCTGACCATGAGTCTCGAAGCCATCACCAACGGACCATTACTAGGCACTTTCACGCTAGGCATCCTGATTCCTTGGGTTGAGTCCAGGGTGAGTATACTCCACCAATCCCATCAGCCAAGACTCAAACCTCCCTGAATTTCTTCACAGAGCGCCCTTACGGGAGGCATCGTCGGCGTCCTGTTCATGTCCTGGCTCAGCCTTAAGGCCCAGTACGCGGTCGCAACCGGTGCCATAACCTACCCCCACAAGCAGATGTCCGTCGAGGAGTGCAGCTACGAGTTTGACCGGTCCGCCCTGAACGCCACCGTCACGAGCTCCGTGGCCGCCGAGTGAGTCCGATTCCGACCTGgaaacgtcatttttttttcaaactccaTCTTCTTCCAGGGACATCTTCCCTCTGTTCCGGGTGTGCTACATGTGGTACACCTTCCTGGGGGCGGCCGTTACGATCTTGGTGTCGCTGGCGTGTACCCTGGTCTACGGACGGAACGATCCCAAGACGGTGGCGCCGGATCTGCTGGCGGGATTCGTGCGGCGGTACGTGTACGGAGGGGAGAAGGAAGAAGCGACTG from Culex quinquefasciatus strain JHB chromosome 3, VPISU_Cqui_1.0_pri_paternal, whole genome shotgun sequence includes:
- the LOC6042891 gene encoding sodium-coupled monocarboxylate transporter 1 → MSELEDIVEHMRRFAWPDYLVFVLMLFLCIMIGVYFGFVQRKPNTESEYLMGGRTMLVFPIALSLIASFISGITLLGLPTEVYSFGIQYVYVALGVIAMGLVMGFIYLPVFHKLNITSTYEYLEIRFDKRLRMFGSVMFTIMNIGYLPIVIYVPALAFNQVTGVNIHVITPIVCVVCVFYTCVGGLKAVVWTDVVQTFSMFGALVLVAVKGTIDLGGSDVVFRSAWETGRLERPNFDINPTTRHTLWSQLIGGFVYWLQTNAVSQNMIQRYLSLPSVKAGRRALWIFVFGVCLLMALCSYCGLLIYATYQNCDPLTTKLAKAKDQLLPLFVMDILGELPGLPGLFVAGVFSAALSSLSTCLNSMSAVILEDFVKPYVKKPLSPLAINWIMRSVVVGVGALCAALVFVVEKMGTVLQLTMSLEAITNGPLLGTFTLGILIPWVESRSALTGGIVGVLFMSWLSLKAQYAVATGAITYPHKQMSVEECSYEFDRSALNATVTSSVAAEDIFPLFRVCYMWYTFLGAAVTILVSLACTLVYGRNDPKTVAPDLLAGFVRRYVYGGEKEEATGSGCNGKEVKARLNNSTGGCNHDEILKESQL